The DNA sequence AGCGTGAGCCACAGATCTCCGACGACGACGTGTTGCAGCCGGTCGCGGGAATCCTCGATGTGCTGGACAACTATGCGTTCGTTCGTACGTCGGGCTACCTTGCCGGACCGAACGACGTCTACGTGTCGATGAACCTCATCCGTAAGAACGGGCTGCGTCGCGGTGACGCGATCACCGGGGCGGTCAAGGTCCCGCGCGATGGTGAGCAGTCGAACCAGCGCCAGAAGTTCAATCCGCTGGTCCGGCTCGATTCGGTGAACGGCGCTGACGTCGAGACCGCCAAGCGCCGGCCGGAGTTCAACAAGCTGACCCCGCTGTATCCGAATCAGCGTCTTCGCCTGGAGACCACCAGCGAGCGCATCTCCACCCGCGTCATCGACCTGGTCATGCCGATCGGCAAGGGACAGCGTGCACTGATCGTGTCGCCGCCCAAGGCCGGTAAGACGACGATTCTGCAGAACATCGCCAACGCCATCTCGATCAACAACCCCGAGTGCTACCTCATGGTGGTGCTCGTGGACGAGCGGCCCGAAGAGGTCACCGACATGCAGCGGTCGGTGAAGGGTGAGGTCATCGCCTCCACCTTCGACCGCCCGCCGTCAGACCACACCTCGGTGGCCGAGCTGGCGATCGAGCGGGCCAAGCGTCTGGTCGAAGACGGCAAAGACGTTGTGGTGCTGCTCGATTCGATCACCCGGCTGGGTCGCGCGTACAACAATGCGTCGCCGGCTTCGGGCCGGATCCTGTCCGGTGGTGTCGACTCCACCGCGCTGTACCCACCCAAGCGTTTCCTCGGTGCTGCCCGCAACATCGAGAACGGCGGATCGCTCACCATCATCGCCTCGGCGCTGGTCGAGACCGGTTCCACCGGTGACACGGTGATCTTCGAGGAGTTCAAGGGCACCGGCAACGCCGAGCTCAAACTGGATCGCAAGATCTCCGAGCGCAGGGTGTTCCCGGCGGTCGACGTCAACATGTCCAGCACGCGTAAGGACGAGTTGCTGTTGTCGCCCGAGGAGTTTTCCATTGTGCACAAGCTGCGGCGCGTGCTTGCCGGCCTCGATTCGCAGCAGGCGATCGATCTCCTGGTGAGTCAGCTGAAGAAGACCAAGAGCAACATCGAGTTCCTCATGCAGGTCCAGAAGACCGCACCGGGGGCCATGGGCGACGACTAGTCGCCGGCTCGCGGCCACCGACTCCACCTGATCCCGTGGACCCACCCGTCACAGGGCGGGCCGAACGGGATGGGTGGGTTCGTTCGTGTGGCAGTGATCAGTTCTCCGGCAGGTTGCCGGGGCGTGGATCGAACGGTGGGGGATCGAGCTGATCGAACGCGCCGGACGCCGCGCACGTGGCCCCCGGTTCGGGGTAACCGGTCTCTTCGGGGGCTTCCGGGTAGACACCGCTCTGGATGTTCTGTTTCGTCGCGGTGATGAATTGGTCGATACGTGGGTCGTCGGCATCGTCGACCTTGAGCTGATGTCCCCACGACTGCACCGACACCGGTCGGTCCAATCCGGGGTAGGGCGACAGCAGCGTGTAGTCGACTCCGTCGACGCGCTCGGCGAGCGATTCCACGGCTTCGGCGTCGAGGTCTTCCGGGTTGTAGGTGAGCCAGACCGCTCCGTGTTCGAGTGAGTGCACGGCGTTTTCCGAACGGATGCCCGCGTTGTAGACCACCCCGGTGCAGGCGGCCCAGACCGCGTCGTGTCGGCCGCCGATGGGCGGGCTGAACGAGTAACGGACGCGATCGGTCGGGACCACGTGAAGAGCAGCGGGGTAGTACCTCTTCTCGACGCCTTCGATGTCGTCGGTGGGATCAGGATTGTCCGCCGATGGTCGGAAGCTCGACACCGATCCGGAGTCCGCCGACTCGGGGACGGGATCGCCGGAGCGCTCGGCCACACATCCTGTCGTCCCCAGGACCAGGATGGTCGCCGCCGTCGCAATTGTTCTTGACCTGGTCATCACTGTGCCTGCCAGCCGTATGTCGATTAACCCGGAGTCGTGACGAGGGAACGTCCGACGACGTCGATGGAACTTCACGTAGGTGGAATGTAGATGCCCGTTCGCGTGGAAGGAAAATCCCCGGAATGAAAATGGTTGTCGTGTCGTTCCAGTGACCGTGCCGCCAAGCATGGGCGCAGCGCCTTCTCCGATATTCCAGCGATTGGGAGATGGTATCGCTGCTCTGGCATACTGAACGGTCGAGTCCGGTTCCGGTTCACACCTTCGATCCGCGAAGGTGACCCGGCGACCATTGAAAGGGACACCAGAATGAAGCAGGGAATCCACCCCCAGTACGTCGAGACCACTGTGGTCTGCGGCTGCGGGAACACCTTCACGACCCGCTCCACCAAGGACAACGGTCGTATCAACGTCGAGGTCTGCTCGCAGTGCCACCCGTTCTACACGGGCAAGCAGAAGATTCTCGACACCGGTGGCCGCGTCGCACGCTTCGAGAAGCGTTACGGCAAGCGTCCGGCGAAGAAAGACGCTGCAGCCGAGAAATAGCTTGAAAGTCCGGCGTCTGGTCTGCCTTCGCGGCAGGCCAGGCGCCGTTTTCGTCGAATCACCCGGTTGACGCCATCAGCCGTCGGTCACAACTTTTCTCGAGTAGGAACAGGTCATGAGCAGCCCCGAGCCGTCCGCGATCGACGACATTCTCGCCGAGCATGCGGGCTTGCAGTCGCAGCTCTCCGACCCTTCCCTGCACGATGACCCCGCTGCCGCGCGCCGCGTGGGCAAGCGCTTCTCCGAGCTCGCGCCGATCATGGCCACGTACACCAAACTCCAAGCAGCACAGGACGATCTGCAGGCGGCACGCGAACTCGCGGCGGACGACCCGGCGTTTGCGGCCGAGATACCCGAGCTGGAGAAGACCGCCGCCGATCTCGACGCCACCCTCACCGACCTGCTGTCGCCACGCGATCCCCACGACGGCGACGACGTGGTGTTGGAGATCAAATCGGGTGCAGGCGGCGAGGAGTCGGCCCTGTTCGCCTCGGATCTGGCGCGGATGTACCTCAAGTACTGCGAACGGCACGGCTGGAAGGCCCAGACCCTCGGACTCACCGAGTCCGATCTCGGCGGGTACAAGGATGTCACCATCTCGATCAAGTCGAGAGGCGACGGTCCGGACGGGGTGTGGGCGCGATTGAAGTTCGAGGGTGGCGTGCACCGCGTCCAGCGCGTTCCGGTGACGGAGTCGCAGGGGCGTATCCACACCTCGGCTGCCGGCGTACTGATCTATCCCGAACCCGACGAGGTCGAGCAGGTGCAGATCGACGATTCGGATCTCCGCATCGACGTATACCGCAGCTCGGGCAAGGGTGGGCAGGGCGTGAACACCACCGACTCCGCGGTCCGGATCACCCACTTGCCCACCGGGATCGTCGTGACCTGTCAGAACGAACGATCACAATTGCAGAACAAGGCCCGCGCGATGCAGGTCCTCGCTGCGCGCCTGCAGGCGGCCGCGGAGGAAGCAGCCAACTCCGAAGCGTCGGAAGGACGTGCGGCGCAGATACGGACAGTTGATCGTTCCGAGCGGATCCGCACCTACAACTTCCCGGAGAATCGCATCACCGACCACCGGATCGGTTACAAGGCCAGCAACCTCGACGCCGTTCTCGCAGGCGACATGGACGCACTTCTCGACGCCCTCAGAACCGCCGATCGCCAGGCCCGCCTCGAGGCGGAGTGAACGCGCGCGAACATCGCAGGGCCGCAACGGCCGAACTGGCTGCCGCAGGCGTCCCCAGCCCGGACGTGGACGCAGCGCTTCTGCTGGCGCACGTGGCGGGCACATCCGTGGGCGGCCTCGTCACGGTCGACGAGCTGACTCAGGAGCAGGTCGACAGGTACCGCGCGATGATCGACCGGCGGCGCGCGCGTGAGCCCTTGCAGCACATCATCGGTCACGTCCAGTTCGGCATGGTCGATCTGGAGGTCGGCCCCGGGGTGTTCATACCCCGGATGGAAACCGAGGCGCTGCTGTCGTGGGCACTGGAGGCGATTGCCGACGTTGCCGAACCGGTGGTGGTTGACCTGTGCAGCGGAAGCGGTGCACTCGCGTTGTCCATCGCGGACGCTCGACGCAACGCCGTGGTGCACGCCGTAGAGATCGCCGACGAGCCACTCCGATGGCTTCACCGGAACCTCTCGCGGATGCCCGATCAGGTTGCGAATCGAGTGGAGACGCACCAGGGCGACGTTCGGGACCCGGCCGTTCTGACCGGCATCAGAGCTGATGTTGTGGTCGCCAACCCGCCCTACATACCCGAGACAGCCGAATTGCCGGTCGAGGTGATCGACCACGACCCGCACCTCGCACTCTTCGGGGGTGCGGACGGGATGTCGGTCATCGCTCCGATGATCGCCACCGTCGCCCAGCTCCTCGAGGCGGGTGGCAAAGTGGCCATCGAGCACGACGACAGCACGGGGCAGGCGGTGATCGAGGTGCTGACCGCCGATGGCCGGTTCGATTCGATCGGCCAGAATTACGATCTGGCCGGACGGCCGCGTTTTGTCACCGCCACCAGAACGACGACGTCCCGCCGCATCTGACCGGCGGGTACGTCGCGGATGGGGGCCAGGGGGACCATGCAAGGATGGGACCCGTGAGCACCACGTTCGACTGCAACGATCCCCATTCTCGAACGGCCGGTATCCGGGCCGCCGTCGGCGCCGCCAAAGGTGGCCGCCTGATCGTCCTGCCCACCGACACGTTGTACGGGTTGGGTTGCGACGCTTTCGATTCCGAATCGGTCAACAACCTCCTGGCCGCCAAAGGACGGGGTCGGGACATGCCCGTGCCCGTGCTGGTCGGCTCGTGGAGCACCATCGACGGCCTGGTGCTGTCAGTGTCGTCGATGGCGAGGGAACTGACCCGGGCGTTCTGGCCCGGCGGCCTGAGTCTGGTGGTCCACCAGGCTCCCTCGCTGGCCTGGGATCTGGGTGACACGCGGGGCACGGTGATGCTGCGGATGCCGCTGCACCCGGTGGCCATCGAGATCCTTCGTGAGGTCGGGCCCATGGCCGTCTCCAGCGCGAACATCTCCGGCCGACCGCCGGCGACCACCGCCGCCGAGGCCCGGGAGCAACTGGGGGAGTCGGTGGCCGTGTACCTCGATGGTGGACCGGCCGAGAAGGCGATGCCGTCGACCATCGTCGATCTCACGGACGTCAGTCCCAAGATTCTGCGCGAGGGTGCGATCAGTGCCGAGCAGATCGCCGAGGTGCTGGGCACCGGAGTCGAGAGCCTGCGTAGCTGAGTCGGCTCCGTCTCGCTGGCGGGTCCGGTCGACCGCTTGCGTGCTTTTCGAGCGCGCGCTAGTAGCGTTGACCCGTGTTCGCGGCCTATTCGAGTTCCCCTGAGAGCAGTGGTGTGCTGATCGCAGCGCAGTCCGGCCTCACGAGCAGTGGTGCAGGCGTCCCGCTGCGGGAGCTGATGCTCGTCGGGCTCGCCGCCGCCGTCATCACGTATCTCGCCACCGGTGTCGTGCGGGTCATCGCCACACGTACCGGTGCGGTGGCCGTTCCGCGGACCCGGGATGTCCACGCGATTCCCACGCCGCGTCTGGGCGGTGTCGGCATGTACATCGGTATGCTCGCCGGGATGGCTCTGGCCGGCGAGTTGCCAGCTCTGACAAGGGGTTTCGCATACACCGACGACATGAACGCCGTTGTCGTCGCCGGTGGGGTCATCGTGCTCGTCGGAATCATCGACGACCGCTGGGGGATCGACGCCTTGACCAAGTTCGTCGGCCAGCTGACCGCTGCCGGTGTCCTGGTGATCATGGGTGTGAGCTGGTATCTGCTGTACGTCCCGTTCGGCGACATCGGAACGGTGGTGCTGGACCCACTCCAGGCGGGATTGCTCACGATCGCGGTCACCGTCGCAACGGTCAACGCGATGAACTTCGTCGACGGCCTCGACGGACTCGCCGCCGGCCTGGCGCTCATCGCGTCATTGGCGATCTGCTTCTTCTCGCTGGGTCTGCTCCGAGACCAGGGCGGCGACGTCAGTTACTACCCACCGGCCCTCATCTCCGCCATTCTCGCCGGCGCATGCCTCGGTTTTCTGCCGCACAACTTCCAGCCCGCCCGCATCTTCATGGGCGATTCCGGCTCGATGCTCATCGGGCTGATGCTGGCCACAGCCTCGACCAGCGCATCGGGCCGGGTGGCCACCAATGCCTACGGCCCCGCCGATGTGTTCACGCTGCTGTCGCCGATCATCCTGGTGGCGGCCGTCATGTTCATCCCGATGCTCGACATGCTGATGGCGGTCGTAAGGAGGACTCGGGCGGGTGTCGGCTTCTACACCCCGGACAAGATGCACCTGCACCATCGACTGCTGGAGATCGGTCACTCGCACAGGCGCGTGGTGCTGCTCATCTACCTCTGGGTCGGGCTACTGGCCTTCGGAGCGGCTGCGAGCACGTTCTTTTCGGTTTCGGTAGTGGTACCGGTCCTGGCAGCCGGACTGGTCCTCGCGATGGTCGCCACCATCGTCCCGCGCCTTCGTCGACGACACCGCCAGGGCGCATCTGCCTGACCGGGTGGCGGTCGGTGGAACCGTGTCCAGTAATCTGTGCCGAAGTGCAGCCTAACCCGGACATTTCGGGTATGCGATGCGACGTAGTACTATCGTCTGTAGTAGCCGAATCACCAAGGTGAGAGCCGCAATCGCGGTCAACGCACCCCCTGGTGGCAGGCCACGACAGTGTTGATATGGTCACAGGGATCGATGAGCTGTCGCCCCGATCATGTTCCAGATCGACGGGCACGGCTCTACCAGGCTGCCCCCAGAGCTAGCGAACCCGCTGGACCCTTGAGGAGAGGTGCATGACGACGTCAAGCTCCGACTCGGCGCCGGTATTCCCGGATGTTCCGTTGAGTTTGGTGCGTCCGGCGATCCTCAGTGGATTGCTGGTCGTCGTCGCAGTGGCCGCAAGCGCTTACCTCGGCCACATCATGTTCGGTATCTGGATGTTCGTCGGATTGGCCCTCAGTCTGGCCAATGCCAAGCTCGTGCAGTTGTATGTGCAAGGAATCACCGCCGAAGAAAACCCCCGCAAGCGGCCGATCATCGTCAATTCCGCCCTGCGACTGGCAATCTTGACCGTCGTTGCACTCGTCGTGGCGTTCGTCGCCAGGCCGGACGGCATCGGCGTGATGTTCGGACTCGCGCTGTGTCAGGTGATCCTGGTTCTCAACACGGTGATCCCAGTGATGAAAGGACTTCGTACCCAGTCATGACAGATACGTCGTATCTCGCCGAGGCAGAGATCGAGGTCGGGCACCATACCCACGTCGATCTGTTCGGGATGACATTCAACCTGGACACCATCATCGGGACCGCTTTCGCGGCCCTGGTTGTGCTCGGACTGGCCTTCTACGTGCGGGCCAAGATGACGTCGGGCGTTCCCAACCCGGTACAGCTGTTCTTCGAGACCCTCACCTCGCAGATGCGCGGCCAGGTGGAGAGCTCCATCGGCATGCGTGTTGCGCCATTCCTGCTGCCGCTGGCAGTGACGCTGTTCATCTTCATCCTCGTCGCCAACTGGATCTCGGTGTTGCCGGTCCAGTACGGCAAAGAGGGGGAGGCACCGGTGAGTGGCTCAGCCGCCGGCCTCGGATGCCAACTTCGTCTACGCGCTCGCGCTTTTCGTCTTCATCGCGTACCACGCAGCGGGCGTCAAGCGCCGAGGCTTTCTCGGCCACCCCAAAGCCTTGATCAAGGGTCACGCCATCGGTCTGGCCCCGATCAACAT is a window from the Williamsia sp. DF01-3 genome containing:
- the rho gene encoding transcription termination factor Rho, with translation MTDTDLITAPGSENTLDLGGVDTPKAERRRGTGLSGMVLTELRGLAGELGIKGTSGMRKSDLIAAIKERQSGGASSAPATKSKAASSKAPADKTSAGPAPSEDAPTASAEKPQVKAASAPAEPAAEAATKTTETTKVEPEQAATTAPAVEKAAPKTDESSQDGDQADGNDQRRQRRRGRDGQAAGRDNREGQGRDNQGRESQGRESQSREGQGRDNQIREGQSRDNQGRDNQGSGSSREGQGRDNRNRDDQGNRSEQGNRSEQGNRNRNRNDQGSGQNSGPRDNRDNGPRDDDEDGDGRGGRRGRRFRERRRGRDRGEGGGGGNEREPQISDDDVLQPVAGILDVLDNYAFVRTSGYLAGPNDVYVSMNLIRKNGLRRGDAITGAVKVPRDGEQSNQRQKFNPLVRLDSVNGADVETAKRRPEFNKLTPLYPNQRLRLETTSERISTRVIDLVMPIGKGQRALIVSPPKAGKTTILQNIANAISINNPECYLMVVLVDERPEEVTDMQRSVKGEVIASTFDRPPSDHTSVAELAIERAKRLVEDGKDVVVLLDSITRLGRAYNNASPASGRILSGGVDSTALYPPKRFLGAARNIENGGSLTIIASALVETGSTGDTVIFEEFKGTGNAELKLDRKISERRVFPAVDVNMSSTRKDELLLSPEEFSIVHKLRRVLAGLDSQQAIDLLVSQLKKTKSNIEFLMQVQKTAPGAMGDD
- a CDS encoding DUF3105 domain-containing protein, translating into MTRSRTIATAATILVLGTTGCVAERSGDPVPESADSGSVSSFRPSADNPDPTDDIEGVEKRYYPAALHVVPTDRVRYSFSPPIGGRHDAVWAACTGVVYNAGIRSENAVHSLEHGAVWLTYNPEDLDAEAVESLAERVDGVDYTLLSPYPGLDRPVSVQSWGHQLKVDDADDPRIDQFITATKQNIQSGVYPEAPEETGYPEPGATCAASGAFDQLDPPPFDPRPGNLPEN
- the rpmE gene encoding 50S ribosomal protein L31; the encoded protein is MKQGIHPQYVETTVVCGCGNTFTTRSTKDNGRINVEVCSQCHPFYTGKQKILDTGGRVARFEKRYGKRPAKKDAAAEK
- the prfA gene encoding peptide chain release factor 1 yields the protein MSSPEPSAIDDILAEHAGLQSQLSDPSLHDDPAAARRVGKRFSELAPIMATYTKLQAAQDDLQAARELAADDPAFAAEIPELEKTAADLDATLTDLLSPRDPHDGDDVVLEIKSGAGGEESALFASDLARMYLKYCERHGWKAQTLGLTESDLGGYKDVTISIKSRGDGPDGVWARLKFEGGVHRVQRVPVTESQGRIHTSAAGVLIYPEPDEVEQVQIDDSDLRIDVYRSSGKGGQGVNTTDSAVRITHLPTGIVVTCQNERSQLQNKARAMQVLAARLQAAAEEAANSEASEGRAAQIRTVDRSERIRTYNFPENRITDHRIGYKASNLDAVLAGDMDALLDALRTADRQARLEAE
- the prmC gene encoding peptide chain release factor N(5)-glutamine methyltransferase, whose amino-acid sequence is MNAREHRRAATAELAAAGVPSPDVDAALLLAHVAGTSVGGLVTVDELTQEQVDRYRAMIDRRRAREPLQHIIGHVQFGMVDLEVGPGVFIPRMETEALLSWALEAIADVAEPVVVDLCSGSGALALSIADARRNAVVHAVEIADEPLRWLHRNLSRMPDQVANRVETHQGDVRDPAVLTGIRADVVVANPPYIPETAELPVEVIDHDPHLALFGGADGMSVIAPMIATVAQLLEAGGKVAIEHDDSTGQAVIEVLTADGRFDSIGQNYDLAGRPRFVTATRTTTSRRI
- a CDS encoding L-threonylcarbamoyladenylate synthase → MSTTFDCNDPHSRTAGIRAAVGAAKGGRLIVLPTDTLYGLGCDAFDSESVNNLLAAKGRGRDMPVPVLVGSWSTIDGLVLSVSSMARELTRAFWPGGLSLVVHQAPSLAWDLGDTRGTVMLRMPLHPVAIEILREVGPMAVSSANISGRPPATTAAEAREQLGESVAVYLDGGPAEKAMPSTIVDLTDVSPKILREGAISAEQIAEVLGTGVESLRS
- a CDS encoding glycosyltransferase family 4 protein — encoded protein: MLVGLAAAVITYLATGVVRVIATRTGAVAVPRTRDVHAIPTPRLGGVGMYIGMLAGMALAGELPALTRGFAYTDDMNAVVVAGGVIVLVGIIDDRWGIDALTKFVGQLTAAGVLVIMGVSWYLLYVPFGDIGTVVLDPLQAGLLTIAVTVATVNAMNFVDGLDGLAAGLALIASLAICFFSLGLLRDQGGDVSYYPPALISAILAGACLGFLPHNFQPARIFMGDSGSMLIGLMLATASTSASGRVATNAYGPADVFTLLSPIILVAAVMFIPMLDMLMAVVRRTRAGVGFYTPDKMHLHHRLLEIGHSHRRVVLLIYLWVGLLAFGAAASTFFSVSVVVPVLAAGLVLAMVATIVPRLRRRHRQGASA
- a CDS encoding ATP synthase subunit I — encoded protein: MTTSSSDSAPVFPDVPLSLVRPAILSGLLVVVAVAASAYLGHIMFGIWMFVGLALSLANAKLVQLYVQGITAEENPRKRPIIVNSALRLAILTVVALVVAFVARPDGIGVMFGLALCQVILVLNTVIPVMKGLRTQS